One window of Inquilinus sp. KBS0705 genomic DNA carries:
- a CDS encoding L-rhamnose mutarotase encodes MKRYGSVIKLKPENFEKYKQLHAAVWPEVLKVITQCHIRNYTIYHKDGLLFSYFEYTGNDFKADMDKMAADPVTLKWWEICMPCQEPLSTRKNGEWWADMEEMFHHD; translated from the coding sequence ATAAAACGATATGGTTCTGTTATAAAGTTAAAGCCTGAAAATTTTGAAAAATATAAACAATTACATGCTGCGGTATGGCCAGAAGTTTTAAAAGTAATCACCCAATGTCATATCCGGAATTACACTATATATCACAAAGACGGTTTGCTCTTCAGCTATTTTGAATATACTGGAAATGACTTTAAAGCAGATATGGATAAAATGGCGGCTGATCCCGTAACCCTGAAATGGTGGGAAATCTGTATGCCTTGTCAGGAGCCATTATCTACCCGCAAAAACGGAGAATGGTGGGCTGATATGGAAGAAATGTTCCATCATGATTAA
- a CDS encoding helix-turn-helix domain-containing protein, producing the protein MKGELIIDAPIIDQRRIWIKKVEKAYLDHPFHFHHLCELTWIEKGYGNLILGDYVGSFTEGELFLENAQLPHLFKCDAAFYDVEQNLCTKATAIYFPHTLIPKITDDTECILLYQNTLDKAERGLRFYGQTKEKAIQLIKKLCGTNGLEQLGYFLQIIALINRSKEFECLASVGYKNSNNEQDMDRFNKVYQFLLLNFNRDIMVSEVAAICHMTPNSFCRYFKTKTQKTFTRFLTELRVGHACKLLQNNNASVLSVCYESGFNSPVNFFKFFKLITNKTPRAYRDSCVS; encoded by the coding sequence ATGAAAGGGGAATTAATTATCGATGCTCCTATTATCGATCAAAGGAGGATCTGGATAAAAAAAGTAGAAAAGGCTTATTTAGATCACCCTTTTCACTTTCATCATTTATGCGAGCTAACCTGGATAGAGAAAGGTTATGGCAACCTTATCCTGGGCGATTATGTAGGCTCATTTACTGAAGGGGAATTATTCCTGGAAAATGCGCAATTGCCTCACCTTTTTAAATGTGACGCAGCTTTTTATGATGTGGAACAGAATTTATGCACAAAAGCAACCGCCATATATTTCCCTCATACACTTATTCCAAAAATCACCGATGATACCGAGTGTATTTTACTTTACCAAAACACTTTGGATAAGGCAGAAAGAGGGCTTCGGTTTTATGGACAAACTAAAGAAAAGGCAATTCAACTGATTAAAAAATTATGCGGCACAAACGGGCTGGAACAGTTGGGATACTTTTTACAAATTATCGCCCTTATTAATCGAAGCAAGGAGTTTGAATGTCTTGCAAGTGTTGGTTATAAAAACAGCAATAATGAACAAGATATGGACCGTTTTAACAAGGTATACCAATTCTTGCTACTCAATTTTAACCGCGATATTATGGTAAGCGAAGTTGCTGCTATCTGCCATATGACCCCTAACTCTTTTTGTAGATATTTTAAAACCAAAACGCAAAAAACTTTTACCCGGTTTTTGACTGAACTCAGGGTTGGGCATGCATGCAAATTGCTGCAAAACAACAACGCCTCAGTGTTGAGTGTCTGTTATGAATCAGGCTTTAACAGCCCGGTTAATTTTTTCAAGTTTTTTAAACTTATTACTAATAAAACTCCTAGGGCATACCGCGATTCATGCGTGTCTTAA
- a CDS encoding site-specific integrase has product MKTTQSFGIHFTVRSDKEKDGKSPIYACITVNSKKCFFAVKQSIDSKTWDNRKGLPKGSKEEARAIFSYLENLRRTLGNIYQQMLLKGLYITAEAVKDNYFNTEISVYKLSDLFQYHNETALATIKAITLKHYFVTQRYLVKFLQQKYKKDDIFLHELNFRFINDFETFLFNHKPADHQKPIQNNGVVKHMVRIKKMIGLAVKLEWVEKNPFARYSIKTQKVSRDCLSQAELSAIERKDFKVDRLNLVRDLFVFSCYTGLAYIDLINLTSLNIVIGDDGELWIKTNRQKTDTPVTTPLLPKAVEILAQYRNNVRAINAGKAFPVLSNQKVNSYLKEIADLCNISKTISFHLARHTFATTVTLSNGVPIETVSKILGHTKIATTQIYAKVLEKKISHDMLALKEKLIASSF; this is encoded by the coding sequence ATGAAAACAACACAGTCATTTGGTATCCATTTTACAGTACGTTCCGATAAAGAAAAGGATGGAAAATCGCCAATCTACGCATGTATTACCGTAAACAGCAAAAAGTGTTTTTTCGCCGTTAAGCAAAGCATCGATTCAAAAACCTGGGATAACCGCAAAGGGCTGCCAAAAGGAAGCAAAGAAGAGGCCAGAGCAATTTTCTCTTATTTAGAGAACCTTCGTCGCACCTTGGGGAATATCTATCAGCAGATGCTCTTAAAAGGCCTGTACATAACAGCAGAAGCGGTAAAGGATAATTATTTCAATACCGAAATTTCCGTCTATAAACTTTCTGATCTTTTTCAGTACCACAACGAAACGGCATTAGCTACGATAAAAGCTATAACGCTTAAGCATTATTTCGTAACACAGCGGTACTTAGTCAAATTTCTTCAGCAGAAATACAAGAAGGACGATATCTTTCTTCACGAATTAAATTTTCGGTTCATTAATGATTTCGAAACATTCTTATTCAATCATAAACCAGCAGATCATCAAAAGCCGATACAAAACAATGGTGTCGTTAAACACATGGTTAGGATTAAAAAAATGATTGGCCTTGCAGTTAAATTGGAGTGGGTCGAGAAAAATCCGTTTGCGAGATATTCAATTAAAACACAGAAGGTGAGTCGTGATTGCTTGTCACAAGCGGAATTATCAGCGATAGAAAGGAAAGATTTCAAAGTCGACCGATTAAATCTTGTCAGAGATCTATTTGTATTTAGCTGCTACACAGGACTTGCTTATATTGATTTGATTAACCTTACATCTCTTAATATTGTTATTGGCGATGACGGCGAATTATGGATAAAGACCAACCGTCAAAAAACCGATACGCCTGTAACTACACCATTGTTGCCGAAAGCCGTTGAAATTTTAGCGCAATATCGAAATAACGTTCGCGCAATCAATGCTGGCAAAGCGTTTCCAGTACTTTCAAATCAAAAAGTCAATAGTTATTTAAAAGAGATTGCTGATTTGTGTAATATAAGCAAGACAATTTCTTTTCATTTAGCCAGGCATACATTCGCCACAACAGTCACGCTTTCGAACGGAGTTCCAATCGAAACAGTTAGTAAAATACTCGGACATACAAAAATTGCAACAACCCAGATTTATGCAAAGGTATTGGAGAAAAAGATAAGTCATGACATGCTGGCATTGAAGGAAAAGCTAATAGCTTCGTCATTTTAA